One segment of Gemmatimonadota bacterium DNA contains the following:
- a CDS encoding dihydrodipicolinate synthase family protein: protein MSKLVQGIWPALCTPFDEGLELSPGRVAPLVRHLVDAGSDGFFITGGTGEGRQMSVAERRRMCETVTRDVAGQVPVVFHVGGTTTEDAVVLASEARTLGADAVASVAPTDQPNDLAAAVRHYAAIGGASEVPFYVYWLARDVDGQVSPGQFLDAMHAVPNFAGIKFTDPNFFVFQQLVDLSGGRLNAITGPDEMCVAGFVMGSDGAIGSTYNIMPRMFLGMYDAFRNGRIQEAMELQVQANRVIALLISVGVLAGIKKMLEWRGVPMGPPRPPTAPLSAEGEDRLRTGLEALDFEVV, encoded by the coding sequence ATGTCCAAACTGGTCCAGGGTATCTGGCCGGCGCTCTGCACGCCCTTTGATGAAGGACTCGAGTTGTCGCCCGGCCGGGTGGCGCCCCTGGTGCGTCACCTGGTGGACGCCGGAAGCGACGGCTTCTTCATCACCGGAGGGACGGGCGAAGGACGCCAGATGTCGGTTGCGGAACGACGGCGGATGTGCGAGACCGTAACCCGTGACGTCGCGGGCCAGGTCCCGGTGGTCTTTCACGTGGGTGGCACGACCACGGAGGATGCGGTCGTCCTCGCGTCGGAAGCCCGCACACTCGGCGCGGACGCCGTGGCTTCCGTCGCCCCCACGGACCAACCCAACGACCTGGCGGCCGCCGTACGACACTATGCCGCCATAGGAGGCGCTTCCGAGGTCCCATTCTACGTCTACTGGCTCGCGCGCGACGTGGACGGGCAGGTCTCGCCCGGGCAGTTCCTGGACGCCATGCACGCGGTGCCCAATTTCGCGGGCATCAAGTTTACGGACCCGAATTTCTTCGTGTTCCAGCAACTCGTAGACCTGTCCGGGGGCAGGCTAAACGCCATCACGGGGCCGGACGAGATGTGCGTGGCGGGCTTCGTGATGGGCAGCGACGGGGCCATCGGTTCCACGTACAACATCATGCCCCGTATGTTCCTGGGCATGTACGATGCCTTTCGAAACGGCCGAATCCAGGAAGCGATGGAACTGCAGGTCCAGGCCAACCGGGTCATCGCGCTGCTGATTTCGGTGGGCGTCCTGGCCGGGATCAAGAAGATGCTCGAATGGCGCGGAGTACCCATGGGACCGCCGCGTCCGCCCACCGCCCCCCTGTCCGCGGAAGGGGAGGACCGGCTGCGGACCGGCCTGGAGGCACTGGATTTCGAAGTGGTATAG
- a CDS encoding outer membrane lipoprotein-sorting protein, translating into MRTSRGLRAAGFFLLAMFVLPGMTAQEAWAGGPGGPVDQGGPGGPDGLADPSEEKGLQIASDARKQDEGFGNLSAGMTMVLRNKKGQESVREVRVKVLEAEGEGNKSLFVFDQPRDARGTALLIHGHKDRPDDQWLYLPALKRVKRISSSNRSGSFMGSEFTYEDMTVQEVEKYTYRYLRDEPCGDGLDCVVTERIPVEKGSVYRRQLVWRDKSALRVWKVEYYDRKDAHLKTLTVGEYRQYLDRYWRAGSMAMVNHLTGKSTDLVWTDYQFGTDIDDRDFTRTGLRRVR; encoded by the coding sequence TTGCGAACGTCGCGCGGATTGCGTGCCGCCGGGTTCTTCCTCCTGGCGATGTTCGTCCTGCCGGGCATGACGGCCCAAGAGGCGTGGGCAGGCGGTCCAGGCGGACCCGTCGATCAGGGCGGACCAGGCGGACCAGACGGACTAGCAGATCCTTCGGAAGAGAAGGGGCTGCAGATCGCCAGTGACGCCCGGAAGCAGGACGAGGGTTTCGGCAATTTATCGGCCGGCATGACCATGGTCCTGCGCAACAAGAAGGGGCAGGAGAGCGTCCGTGAAGTGCGCGTGAAGGTGCTCGAGGCGGAAGGCGAAGGCAACAAGAGTCTCTTCGTGTTCGACCAGCCACGCGACGCCCGGGGCACCGCGCTGCTCATTCACGGCCACAAGGACCGGCCGGATGACCAATGGCTCTACCTGCCGGCCCTGAAGCGCGTCAAGCGCATCAGTTCGTCCAATCGTTCGGGTTCCTTCATGGGAAGCGAGTTTACCTACGAGGACATGACGGTCCAGGAAGTGGAGAAATACACCTACCGCTACCTGCGCGACGAACCCTGCGGAGACGGCCTGGACTGCGTGGTTACCGAGCGCATCCCGGTGGAGAAAGGTTCGGTCTACCGCCGCCAGCTCGTATGGCGCGACAAATCGGCGCTCCGCGTCTGGAAAGTGGAGTACTACGACCGCAAGGACGCCCATCTCAAGACGCTTACCGTGGGTGAGTACCGGCAGTATCTCGACCGTTACTGGCGGGCCGGCAGCATGGCCATGGTGAACCATCTGACGGGCAAGAGCACCGACCTGGTCTGGACGGACTACCAGTTCGGGACCGACATCGACGACCGCGACTTCACCCGTACCGGGCTGAGGCGGGTGCGGTGA
- a CDS encoding oxygenase MpaB family protein, which produces MLQVPTSYASGYEKARSLNPEYADNYIRHTMVGDEDLDPVMDELSGMPPGEMHQYIHAGLHQEEEWLSKAPEVLQRYFREVDSKIPEWVEFETFRPAVVGFHKNMPEILVAFVTAALLEGFTTLISKSFYLTGRVHSENATRRFKQNNRHLLEIFLPGGLRREGDGYRLSARIRFVHAMVRRLMKDSDIWDTGAWGTPLSAAHIGLAVSIFSAQILKHSISLGAVYTQEERESFVKVFRYTGYIMGVPESILMKDENEARTIIDIGFMCEPPPDEHSIANANALIHAGPALLNITDPNEVAAALKTLYNISRALLGHELADALHYPKSSTFGVLFAHRLKNRISRVKNLLLKTRGRQTKLDNFSQMLQLSAYDDIGMSYRLPDKVKASESSKW; this is translated from the coding sequence TTGCTTCAAGTCCCAACGTCTTACGCCAGTGGTTATGAGAAGGCGCGTTCCCTGAACCCGGAATACGCCGACAATTACATCAGGCACACCATGGTCGGCGACGAGGATCTGGATCCCGTGATGGATGAGCTTTCCGGTATGCCGCCGGGCGAGATGCACCAGTACATCCATGCGGGGCTGCACCAGGAAGAGGAATGGTTGAGTAAGGCGCCTGAAGTCCTGCAGCGCTATTTCAGGGAGGTCGATTCGAAGATCCCCGAATGGGTCGAGTTCGAAACCTTCCGCCCCGCCGTGGTCGGATTCCACAAGAACATGCCGGAAATACTGGTGGCTTTTGTGACCGCAGCCCTGCTGGAAGGATTTACGACGCTCATCAGCAAGTCCTTCTACCTGACCGGGCGGGTACACTCAGAAAACGCAACCCGCCGTTTCAAGCAGAATAACCGACATCTACTGGAAATCTTTCTGCCCGGCGGCCTGCGCAGGGAAGGGGACGGCTACCGCCTTTCCGCCCGGATCCGTTTCGTGCATGCCATGGTGCGCCGCCTGATGAAAGACTCCGATATATGGGATACCGGGGCCTGGGGCACGCCCCTGAGCGCCGCCCATATAGGCCTGGCGGTCAGTATTTTCTCGGCGCAGATCCTGAAGCATTCAATTTCGCTGGGCGCTGTCTACACGCAGGAGGAAAGGGAGAGTTTCGTAAAGGTCTTTCGTTACACCGGCTACATCATGGGCGTCCCGGAGAGCATCCTGATGAAGGACGAGAACGAAGCCCGGACGATCATCGATATCGGATTCATGTGCGAACCTCCTCCCGACGAGCACTCGATCGCGAACGCAAACGCACTGATCCATGCCGGTCCGGCGCTGCTGAATATCACGGATCCCAATGAAGTAGCCGCCGCCCTCAAGACCTTGTATAATATCTCTCGTGCTCTGCTGGGACACGAACTGGCCGATGCGCTGCATTACCCGAAAAGCAGTACCTTTGGCGTCCTGTTCGCCCATCGCTTGAAAAACCGCATCAGTCGCGTGAAGAACCTGTTGTTGAAAACGAGAGGCCGGCAGACGAAACTGGACAATTTCTCGCAGATGCTTCAGCTTTCGGCCTACGACGATATCGGCATGAGTTATCGGCTTCCCGATAAAGTCAAGGCGTCTGAATCCAGCAAATGGTAG
- a CDS encoding sigma-70 family RNA polymerase sigma factor gives MPGAPFALDRPFDLKRFQWKGSFFETMNKQTGRPADLHLIHACLEGRSDAQSLLYKSFFMSDMPVHFWVYKKAYWIPASEKEDILNDIFIAVLQSLPKFEFRSALSTYVIRIAKIKCLDAMPSRMGVARGRGIKFVDIDWFASNTESGLQIEDPNKNNGPGRLFKKLEEEEQIYLLHTALKYYTGPRCRTVLKMYVRELKGELAREDIAELMGVPVQRMGQMIYDCMYRLRRKMQSRFRDYEHFTKCVCEGTRRRRRRRKEQSCIQE, from the coding sequence ATGCCGGGTGCACCCTTCGCGCTTGATCGGCCCTTCGATCTCAAGCGCTTTCAATGGAAAGGTAGTTTCTTTGAGACCATGAACAAGCAAACAGGCAGGCCAGCGGACTTACATCTGATACACGCATGCCTTGAAGGTCGATCGGATGCGCAGAGTCTACTCTACAAATCGTTTTTCATGTCGGACATGCCCGTTCATTTCTGGGTTTACAAGAAAGCGTACTGGATACCGGCGAGTGAAAAGGAAGACATCCTCAATGACATATTCATCGCGGTCTTGCAGAGTCTTCCCAAGTTCGAATTCCGCAGTGCGTTGAGCACCTACGTGATCCGCATCGCCAAGATAAAGTGTCTTGATGCCATGCCTTCGCGGATGGGGGTCGCGAGGGGGCGGGGAATCAAGTTCGTCGATATCGACTGGTTCGCATCGAACACCGAGTCGGGGCTGCAGATCGAAGACCCTAATAAGAATAACGGTCCCGGCCGGTTATTCAAGAAACTGGAAGAAGAAGAACAGATTTACCTGTTGCATACTGCCCTCAAATACTACACGGGTCCGCGATGCCGGACCGTCCTCAAAATGTACGTCAGGGAACTGAAAGGGGAACTGGCCAGGGAGGACATTGCCGAACTGATGGGGGTGCCCGTACAACGCATGGGACAGATGATCTACGACTGCATGTATCGCCTCAGGCGCAAGATGCAAAGCAGGTTTCGTGATTACGAACACTTTACCAAGTGCGTGTGCGAAGGCACCAGGCGTCGTAGACGCAGAAGGAAGGAGCAGTCATGCATCCAAGAATGA
- the ispG gene encoding (E)-4-hydroxy-3-methylbut-2-enyl-diphosphate synthase codes for MDMTYPRRKTREVRVGNIMVGGKHPIAVQSMITENTRDVAACVESIVRLHELGCEIVRVTTPTLADAHSLREIKHTLDLRGVDVPLVADVHHQGTRIAEEVARSVDKVRINPGLFVFQRLADTIEYTQEEFEAARRKVEEDLAPVIEVCQERDIAMRIGVNHGSLSDRMTVTYGDTPLGMVESALEFIRVCEARDYRNLIVSLKASRVPVMIQANRLMASRMDEEGMDYPLHLGVTEAGDGEYARIKSTSGIGTLLAEGLGDTIRVSLAEDPAHEIPVCYDILQSLGLRRTKVEFIACPSCGRTKFNLENVLAEVKAATDHLAGLDIAVMGCIVNGPGEMADADYGYVGRANGIISLYRGRECVKMSVPQKQGVHELVDLIKSDGRWVDP; via the coding sequence ATGGACATGACCTATCCGCGGCGAAAGACCCGTGAAGTACGCGTAGGTAACATCATGGTCGGCGGCAAGCATCCGATTGCCGTGCAGTCGATGATCACGGAGAACACGCGGGACGTGGCGGCGTGCGTGGAGTCGATCGTCCGACTGCACGAACTCGGTTGTGAAATCGTGCGGGTGACCACTCCTACGCTGGCGGACGCCCACAGCCTGCGTGAAATCAAGCATACCCTCGACCTGAGGGGTGTGGACGTGCCCCTGGTCGCCGATGTCCATCACCAGGGCACCCGGATAGCCGAGGAAGTCGCCCGGTCCGTCGACAAGGTGCGGATCAACCCCGGCCTGTTCGTGTTCCAGCGACTGGCCGATACCATCGAGTACACGCAGGAAGAATTCGAAGCGGCACGACGGAAAGTGGAGGAAGACCTGGCGCCGGTTATCGAGGTCTGCCAGGAGCGGGACATCGCCATGCGCATAGGCGTGAACCACGGATCCCTGTCGGACCGCATGACGGTGACCTACGGAGACACGCCGCTCGGCATGGTGGAGTCCGCGCTGGAGTTCATCCGGGTCTGCGAGGCACGGGACTATCGGAACCTCATCGTCTCGCTTAAGGCATCCCGCGTGCCCGTCATGATCCAGGCGAACCGGCTCATGGCAAGCCGTATGGACGAAGAAGGCATGGACTATCCCCTGCATCTGGGCGTCACCGAAGCCGGCGACGGCGAGTATGCCAGGATCAAGTCCACATCGGGCATCGGCACGCTGTTGGCCGAAGGGCTCGGCGACACCATCCGCGTATCACTCGCCGAGGATCCGGCCCACGAAATACCGGTCTGTTACGATATCCTCCAGTCGCTGGGCCTGCGCCGCACCAAGGTCGAGTTCATCGCCTGTCCTTCCTGCGGGCGGACCAAGTTCAACCTGGAAAACGTGCTGGCGGAAGTCAAGGCGGCCACCGATCACCTCGCGGGTCTCGATATCGCCGTCATGGGATGCATCGTCAACGGTCCCGGAGAGATGGCCGATGCGGATTACGGCTATGTCGGACGGGCCAACGGGATCATCTCGCTCTACCGCGGGCGGGAATGTGTCAAAATGAGCGTTCCACAGAAACAAGGTGTCCACGAGCTGGTCGACCTGATTAAATCGGATGGCCGCTGGGTAGATCCGTAA
- a CDS encoding MMPL family transporter, whose protein sequence is MHLDNYIDAILRHRWLVIPLTLLFMLAMAAGARNIIVSNEHRVMFGENNPQLAAFDALEDIYSVSNTALIAIAPRDGSVFTREVLGVVEDLTENAWLAPYSTRVNSLTNYFHSEAMEDDLIVGPLVEDASSLGEADLDRVQTIALGSQEVIGRLVSPDGRVAGLAVNFVLGDNPDLAVIELTDYLDGMLDDARAANGEVDFYLTGDVVMNRAFADATRDDLETLLPIVFVLIVITSTLLMRSLLGTGIIVIMIGFVISTTMGLAGWFHTVFSPVNSGVPIIVMAISVAQAVHIITHALSGIRRGEDRDTAVKVSIKTNAYPVFLASITTAIGFLSLNFSDSPPFHILGNFVAFGVMITFVYAMTLLPALLSVLPLRARAGGFRQPVFFDRLGDFVVARRKPLLWLIGLMTVVLITGVPRNVLTDSWPDYFDERYEFRRDTDFVMDNLTGLLSMEYTLAAEEEGGITDPDYLRQVEAFAEWNRSQPEVGHVQAFPDIMKRLNKNMNGDDPDFFRIPEAQDLASQYLLLYELSLPFGSDLNDRIDVSKSATRMTVVIRGRSSQDLQDLAERGETWLRENAPALATEATGLSVVFAHISQRNIESMLRGTVTAMVLISIILVLVFRSFRFGLISLLPNFVPAAMSFGLWGHLVGEVGIASSVVIVVAFGIVVDDTIHFLSRYLRARKEEGLSAEEAVRVTFRSVGKALWTTTLVLSAGFLAFAGSGFQVSWALGLLVTITIAFAIIADFLLLPPLLMALDRRKS, encoded by the coding sequence TTGCACCTGGATAATTACATAGACGCAATCCTGCGCCATCGCTGGCTTGTTATTCCGCTTACCTTGCTGTTCATGCTCGCCATGGCGGCCGGCGCCAGGAATATCATCGTCTCCAACGAGCATCGCGTCATGTTCGGCGAGAACAACCCCCAACTCGCCGCCTTCGATGCGCTGGAAGACATCTACTCCGTCTCAAACACCGCACTGATCGCCATCGCACCCCGGGACGGTTCCGTCTTCACCCGAGAAGTGCTCGGCGTCGTCGAAGACCTCACCGAAAACGCCTGGCTCGCTCCGTACTCGACGCGGGTGAATTCCCTTACGAACTACTTTCACAGCGAAGCGATGGAAGACGACCTCATCGTGGGGCCGCTCGTCGAAGACGCCTCGTCGCTGGGCGAGGCCGACCTGGATCGTGTCCAGACGATCGCGCTGGGTTCTCAGGAGGTGATCGGAAGGCTTGTTTCTCCTGACGGCCGCGTGGCCGGCCTGGCGGTCAACTTCGTGCTGGGCGACAACCCGGACCTCGCGGTGATCGAGCTGACCGACTACCTGGACGGCATGCTGGACGATGCGAGGGCGGCGAACGGGGAAGTGGACTTCTACCTGACGGGCGACGTGGTCATGAACCGGGCGTTTGCCGATGCCACCCGGGACGACCTGGAAACACTGCTCCCCATCGTCTTCGTCCTCATCGTGATCACGTCGACCCTTCTCATGCGGTCCTTGCTGGGAACGGGCATCATTGTCATCATGATCGGTTTCGTGATTTCGACGACGATGGGACTTGCCGGCTGGTTCCACACGGTATTCAGCCCGGTGAATTCCGGTGTCCCAATTATCGTCATGGCGATTTCCGTCGCCCAGGCGGTCCACATCATCACCCACGCGCTCTCGGGGATAAGACGGGGAGAGGACCGGGACACGGCGGTCAAGGTATCCATAAAGACGAATGCCTACCCGGTGTTCCTGGCCTCGATTACCACCGCGATCGGGTTTCTCAGCCTGAACTTCTCGGATTCGCCGCCCTTTCACATTCTTGGCAACTTCGTGGCGTTCGGGGTGATGATCACGTTCGTCTACGCCATGACGCTCTTGCCCGCGCTGCTTTCAGTCCTTCCGCTGCGGGCCCGCGCAGGTGGTTTCCGGCAACCGGTCTTCTTCGATCGCCTGGGTGATTTCGTCGTCGCGCGTCGTAAGCCGCTGCTGTGGTTAATCGGGCTTATGACGGTCGTCCTGATCACCGGCGTGCCCAGGAACGTTTTGACCGACAGCTGGCCGGATTACTTCGACGAGCGCTACGAGTTTCGGCGGGATACGGATTTCGTCATGGACAACCTGACCGGATTGTTGTCCATGGAGTATACCCTGGCCGCGGAGGAAGAGGGCGGGATCACCGATCCGGATTACCTTCGGCAGGTGGAGGCTTTCGCGGAATGGAACCGGAGCCAGCCCGAAGTGGGCCACGTGCAGGCCTTCCCGGACATCATGAAGCGGCTGAACAAGAACATGAACGGCGACGATCCGGACTTCTTCCGGATCCCCGAAGCCCAGGATCTCGCGTCGCAGTATCTACTGCTCTACGAACTTTCACTGCCCTTCGGCAGCGATCTGAACGACCGGATCGATGTCTCCAAGTCCGCGACGCGCATGACGGTCGTGATCCGCGGCCGATCAAGCCAGGACCTGCAGGACCTGGCCGAACGGGGCGAAACCTGGCTGCGCGAGAACGCTCCCGCGCTCGCGACCGAAGCCACCGGGCTGAGCGTGGTCTTCGCCCACATCTCGCAACGCAACATCGAGTCTATGCTGCGCGGAACGGTGACCGCCATGGTGCTCATCTCGATCATCCTGGTCCTGGTCTTCAGAAGTTTTCGCTTCGGCCTCATCAGCCTGTTGCCGAATTTCGTACCCGCGGCCATGAGCTTCGGGCTCTGGGGGCACCTGGTCGGCGAAGTGGGCATCGCCTCGTCGGTGGTCATCGTCGTCGCCTTCGGCATCGTCGTGGACGATACGATCCACTTTCTCAGCAGGTACCTCCGGGCGCGCAAAGAGGAGGGCCTTTCGGCGGAAGAAGCGGTGCGCGTCACCTTCCGGTCGGTGGGTAAGGCGCTGTGGACCACGACGTTAGTCCTCTCCGCGGGGTTCCTGGCCTTCGCGGGTTCCGGTTTCCAGGTATCCTGGGCGCTCGGTCTGCTGGTCACCATCACCATCGCCTTTGCGATCATCGCAGATTTCCTGCTGCTTCCTCCCCTGCTTATGGCGCTAGACAGGAGAAAATCATGA
- a CDS encoding acyl-CoA carboxylase subunit beta, with amino-acid sequence MSKKMKHLDALRKQAAEGGGKRRIDRQHDAGKWTARERVAFLLDEGSFEEIGAFVTHDCQDFGMEGTEVLGDGVITGYGTIDGRSVFVVSEDFTVFGGSLGQAYGEKICKIMDLAMKNGAPVISLKDSGGARIQEGVVSLAGYADIFLRNVMASGVIPQISVIMGPCAGGAVYSPAMTDFVFMVEDTSYMFITGPDVIRAVTHEEVTFDELGGAHVHNSVTGVAHFSAPDEPSCLSMVKELLAFLPSNNMEDPLRAASSDDPDRMDEELARIVPDDANKPYDIKDVIHRVVDHGDFFEVHGEFADNIVVGFARFNGRTAGIVANQPASLAGVLDIDASVKGARFVRFCDAFNIPLVVFEDVPGFLPGVTQEHGGIIKEGAKLLYAFCESTVPRLTVVTRKAYGGAYCVMNSKQIRADINYAWPSAQFAVMGPEASVNVLYRRELAEADDPDALREELTAEFREKFDNPYVAAKIGYIDEVIQPQETRPRIISALEMLKNKRDANPPKKHGNIPL; translated from the coding sequence ATGTCTAAGAAGATGAAACACCTGGACGCGCTGCGTAAACAGGCGGCCGAAGGCGGCGGGAAGCGCCGCATCGACCGGCAGCACGACGCCGGGAAATGGACCGCCCGGGAACGGGTGGCCTTTCTCCTGGACGAGGGCAGTTTCGAGGAGATCGGCGCCTTCGTGACCCACGACTGCCAGGATTTCGGCATGGAAGGCACGGAAGTCCTCGGCGACGGCGTGATCACGGGTTACGGCACCATCGACGGCCGCAGCGTCTTCGTCGTGTCCGAAGACTTCACGGTATTCGGCGGTTCACTGGGCCAGGCCTACGGAGAGAAGATCTGCAAGATCATGGACCTTGCCATGAAGAACGGCGCGCCGGTCATCAGTCTCAAGGACTCCGGAGGCGCGCGCATCCAGGAAGGGGTGGTCAGTCTCGCGGGCTACGCCGACATCTTCCTGCGAAACGTGATGGCTTCCGGCGTAATCCCGCAAATTTCGGTGATCATGGGACCCTGCGCCGGCGGCGCGGTCTACTCTCCGGCCATGACCGACTTCGTCTTCATGGTCGAAGATACCAGCTACATGTTTATTACCGGACCGGACGTCATCCGCGCGGTGACCCACGAAGAGGTGACTTTCGACGAGCTGGGCGGCGCGCACGTCCATAACTCCGTGACCGGCGTAGCCCATTTTTCCGCGCCGGACGAACCCTCGTGCCTGTCCATGGTGAAGGAGCTCCTGGCGTTCCTGCCCTCGAACAACATGGAAGATCCACTGCGGGCAGCGTCTTCGGACGATCCCGACCGGATGGACGAGGAACTCGCCCGTATCGTGCCGGACGACGCCAACAAACCTTATGACATCAAGGACGTGATCCACCGGGTGGTGGACCACGGAGATTTCTTCGAAGTGCATGGCGAATTCGCCGACAATATCGTCGTGGGCTTCGCCCGGTTCAACGGGCGGACGGCCGGCATCGTCGCCAACCAGCCCGCTTCGCTCGCCGGCGTGCTGGACATCGACGCGTCCGTGAAAGGCGCGCGGTTCGTGCGCTTCTGCGACGCCTTCAACATCCCCCTGGTGGTCTTCGAGGACGTGCCCGGGTTTCTGCCCGGCGTCACCCAGGAGCACGGAGGCATCATCAAGGAAGGCGCCAAGCTGCTCTACGCGTTCTGTGAGAGCACGGTGCCCCGGCTGACCGTGGTCACCCGCAAGGCCTATGGCGGCGCCTACTGCGTGATGAACAGCAAGCAGATACGCGCCGACATCAATTACGCCTGGCCGTCCGCGCAGTTCGCGGTCATGGGTCCGGAGGCCTCGGTGAACGTGCTTTACCGACGGGAACTGGCCGAAGCGGATGACCCCGACGCCCTGCGCGAGGAACTGACCGCCGAGTTCCGGGAGAAGTTCGACAATCCCTACGTCGCGGCGAAAATCGGGTATATCGATGAAGTGATCCAGCCCCAGGAGACCCGTCCACGTATCATTTCCGCGCTGGAGATGCTGAAGAACAAGCGAGACGCGAATCCACCCAAGAAACACGGGAACATCCCGCTGTAA
- a CDS encoding citrate synthase: MPDTLTVIDNRTGKKYEIPILYGTYPRYGAAIPTTDFRQIKVSDDDFGLLGYDPAFTNTASCRSSITHIDGEKGILRYRGYPIEDLAVNSSFLEVAFLIVHGMLPTRTELDEWSYDITHHAIVHENIKKFMDGFRYDAHPMGILISTVAALSTFYPEAKQIRDVEIRNEQIHRLIAKIPTIAAFAYRHSQGFPYTYPDNGLGYCGNFLSMMYKMTEKYTPDPVLEKALDVVFILHVDHEQNCSANAMRSVGSSLPDPYVSVAAAAAGLYGPLHGGANEQVLHMLQEIGHISRVPAYIKKVKQGDIRLMGFGHRVYKNYDPRAKILKEMTHRVLGVTERNTLLDVAVELERIALEDDYFVNRQLYPNVDFYSGLIYQAMGFPLEMFPVLFAIPRTVGWLAQWAEMLDDPEQKIARPRQIYTGDDVCQYVPIEDR; the protein is encoded by the coding sequence ATGCCCGACACGTTGACGGTCATCGACAACCGGACCGGCAAAAAATACGAGATCCCGATCCTGTACGGGACCTATCCCCGGTACGGCGCCGCGATCCCCACGACGGACTTTCGACAGATCAAGGTGTCCGATGACGACTTCGGCCTGCTGGGTTACGACCCGGCGTTCACCAACACCGCCTCCTGCCGGAGCAGCATAACCCACATCGACGGGGAAAAGGGCATCCTGCGTTACCGGGGCTACCCCATCGAGGACCTGGCGGTCAACAGTTCCTTTCTCGAAGTCGCCTTCCTGATTGTCCACGGCATGCTGCCGACCCGGACCGAACTGGACGAATGGTCCTACGACATCACGCATCACGCGATCGTCCATGAGAATATCAAGAAGTTCATGGACGGGTTCCGTTACGACGCCCATCCCATGGGGATCCTGATCAGCACGGTCGCCGCGCTTTCCACTTTCTACCCGGAAGCGAAGCAGATCCGCGACGTGGAAATCCGCAACGAACAGATCCACCGGCTCATCGCCAAGATCCCGACCATCGCCGCTTTCGCGTACCGGCACAGCCAGGGCTTTCCCTACACCTACCCGGACAACGGCCTGGGTTACTGCGGCAACTTCCTGTCCATGATGTACAAGATGACGGAGAAGTACACGCCCGATCCCGTGCTGGAAAAAGCGCTGGATGTAGTGTTCATCCTGCACGTGGACCACGAGCAGAACTGCAGCGCCAACGCGATGCGGAGCGTAGGCAGTTCGCTGCCCGATCCCTACGTGTCCGTGGCCGCCGCCGCCGCCGGCCTGTACGGTCCGTTGCACGGCGGGGCGAACGAGCAGGTGCTGCACATGTTGCAGGAAATCGGCCACATCAGCCGCGTGCCCGCTTACATCAAGAAGGTCAAGCAGGGAGATATCCGGCTCATGGGGTTCGGTCACCGGGTGTACAAGAACTACGATCCCCGGGCCAAGATCCTCAAGGAGATGACCCACCGGGTACTGGGCGTGACCGAGAGAAACACGCTGCTGGACGTCGCCGTGGAACTCGAGCGGATCGCCCTTGAAGACGATTATTTCGTCAACCGGCAACTCTATCCGAACGTCGACTTCTATTCGGGTCTCATCTACCAGGCCATGGGCTTCCCGCTCGAAATGTTCCCGGTGCTTTTCGCCATTCCCCGCACCGTGGGCTGGCTGGCCCAGTGGGCGGAGATGCTGGACGACCCGGAACAGAAAATCGCCCGCCCCCGCCAGATCTATACCGGCGACGACGTCTGCCAGTACGTTCCGATCGAAGACCGTTAG